A single window of Nicoliella spurrieriana DNA harbors:
- a CDS encoding AAA family ATPase translates to MKPITLKLTNFGPYEHEVIDFTKLDTAALFLISGPTGSGKTTIFDAITFALYGVGASDDRPVEELRSDFADLEAKTAVDFEFSHQGKNYLIHREPKQVRSKKRGSGTKEYPAVGKLKVFDNGNEIDEITKLQKINLTLESVLQINRRQFTQIVLLPQGEFRRFLVASSADKETVLRHIFKTIGYQKWGEAIKERLKGASQKAKQWQLAIEQGLSRIKWHQPETIEISKLTNEQQIELLKHQQSAAKIVLDDHEKQVQNQQTQVAQVQQEIENTQKINTQISELNKYQERLTHLKAKRSAMEALGHLVADLEWTNQHLADQQRLVELNGQINNYEAKLNEIHQKIAEQQLVSSQLQKQSDHLISLASENQIRMDRLSVDKHQRPELERYQQKQAQLAQIVKQHAETEVQLNDCNAKRDRLDQQLQFNVQQLDQLPVLKDELNELKHQVDQLTPVKKRCNDLITQSNDLNMINKQLTQDRQLITDHKQTTKALKADYERLNDEFIKNQILILASQLKPGTPCPVCGSHEHPMPAKFSSEQVISEAAVKSADQNYQKAAKELAKFTSRINEQTIQFTKQSDDLKKQRMELLAEITPFTTVDQFVSIQNLAGIVDKEVTKRVAQIDEVNQQVQRLNQLMVDNEHLHSKITKLDGQQSDLRQVQNDSSIQMHGLKTQISDILAGLPSGINDITALDAEIDSLTNQINQYQTAVDKLKADQSNNRELMSSLNAQLETTQEDLNANQDDYQQKFKRLADLLKTRFTDDGWDYFTKLLARLNELAQLQSQLAEYQDELKLLENNITTYQKIVGNQQARDLTAAKQHLGELKQQASALAKQFQADRDEFKLNDATMSEIINNNRRIGNQAQKLNELTLLSETVNGKGDAKLSLERYVLRAQLVAILGIANSYLSNLSSSRYQLKLHDGVGSNQSDTGLEIDVYDDNVGQYRSVHTLSGGESFIAALSLALALGEVIQNESGGINIDTLFIDEGFGSLDRDSLQTAMDALENIESSNRTIGIISHVMMLQEQIPVQLKITPIGQGRSRTNIVAP, encoded by the coding sequence ATGAAACCGATAACTTTAAAATTAACCAATTTTGGTCCTTATGAACACGAAGTGATTGACTTTACTAAGTTAGACACTGCTGCATTATTTTTAATTTCAGGACCTACTGGTAGTGGAAAAACAACCATTTTCGATGCAATTACATTTGCACTTTATGGAGTGGGCGCTAGTGATGATCGCCCGGTTGAGGAGCTTCGCTCTGATTTTGCTGATTTAGAAGCCAAAACAGCCGTTGATTTTGAATTTTCTCATCAGGGGAAAAATTACCTTATTCACCGGGAACCCAAGCAGGTACGGAGTAAAAAGCGTGGAAGTGGGACTAAGGAATATCCAGCTGTTGGAAAACTCAAAGTTTTTGATAACGGAAATGAAATTGATGAAATTACCAAGCTACAAAAAATTAACTTAACGTTAGAGTCAGTCCTTCAAATTAACCGCCGTCAATTTACCCAGATTGTGTTATTACCACAGGGAGAGTTTAGACGCTTTTTAGTTGCTTCTAGTGCTGATAAGGAAACTGTTTTACGCCATATTTTTAAAACCATTGGTTATCAAAAGTGGGGCGAAGCGATTAAGGAACGCTTAAAGGGTGCGTCCCAAAAGGCCAAGCAATGGCAATTAGCAATTGAACAGGGATTATCTAGAATTAAATGGCATCAACCTGAAACGATTGAAATTAGCAAATTGACCAATGAGCAACAAATTGAACTTTTAAAACACCAACAAAGTGCTGCTAAAATCGTTCTTGATGACCATGAAAAACAAGTCCAAAATCAACAAACCCAGGTTGCACAGGTGCAGCAAGAAATTGAAAACACCCAAAAAATAAATACCCAAATTAGCGAACTTAATAAGTATCAGGAACGATTAACGCACCTTAAAGCTAAGCGGTCAGCTATGGAAGCCTTGGGGCACTTAGTGGCCGACTTGGAATGGACTAATCAACATTTAGCTGACCAGCAACGATTAGTTGAATTAAACGGCCAGATTAATAATTATGAGGCGAAGTTAAATGAAATTCATCAAAAAATTGCTGAACAACAATTAGTTTCAAGCCAGTTACAGAAACAATCAGATCATCTAATTAGTTTGGCTAGTGAAAATCAAATTAGAATGGACCGGCTTTCGGTTGATAAACATCAACGACCTGAATTGGAGCGATATCAGCAAAAACAAGCTCAATTAGCTCAGATTGTTAAGCAGCATGCTGAAACTGAGGTGCAGTTAAATGATTGCAATGCAAAGCGGGATCGATTAGATCAACAATTACAATTCAATGTTCAACAATTAGATCAATTACCAGTATTAAAGGATGAATTGAACGAATTAAAGCATCAAGTAGATCAACTGACCCCCGTAAAAAAACGTTGCAATGATTTAATTACCCAATCGAATGATTTGAATATGATTAATAAGCAACTCACTCAAGATCGACAATTAATAACCGACCACAAGCAAACGACTAAGGCGCTTAAGGCCGATTATGAACGATTGAATGATGAATTTATCAAGAATCAAATTCTGATTTTGGCGAGTCAGTTAAAACCGGGAACACCATGTCCGGTTTGTGGGAGTCATGAACACCCGATGCCAGCTAAGTTTAGTAGTGAACAAGTAATATCAGAAGCAGCTGTTAAATCCGCTGATCAAAATTATCAAAAGGCGGCTAAGGAGCTAGCCAAATTCACTTCACGAATAAATGAACAAACCATCCAGTTTACGAAACAATCTGACGATTTAAAAAAACAACGGATGGAGCTATTAGCTGAGATAACTCCATTTACAACTGTTGATCAATTCGTTTCGATTCAGAATTTAGCTGGAATTGTTGATAAAGAAGTCACAAAGCGCGTTGCTCAAATCGACGAGGTAAATCAGCAAGTCCAACGGTTAAATCAACTAATGGTCGATAATGAACATTTGCACTCAAAAATTACCAAATTAGATGGGCAGCAATCTGACTTAAGGCAAGTCCAAAATGATAGTTCAATTCAAATGCATGGGTTAAAAACTCAAATTAGTGATATTTTGGCTGGGCTCCCAAGTGGGATTAATGATATTACAGCGCTTGATGCTGAAATTGATTCCCTAACTAATCAAATTAATCAATACCAAACAGCCGTCGATAAATTAAAGGCTGATCAATCAAATAATCGGGAATTAATGTCATCTTTAAATGCGCAACTAGAAACTACGCAGGAAGATTTAAACGCCAATCAAGACGATTATCAACAAAAGTTTAAACGACTAGCGGATTTGTTGAAGACGCGATTCACTGATGATGGTTGGGATTATTTTACTAAATTATTGGCAAGGCTTAATGAGTTGGCACAATTGCAATCACAATTAGCTGAATACCAAGATGAGCTCAAACTTTTAGAGAATAATATTACAACCTATCAAAAAATCGTTGGAAACCAGCAGGCTAGGGATCTAACGGCTGCTAAGCAGCACTTAGGCGAATTAAAACAACAAGCTAGTGCTTTGGCAAAACAATTTCAAGCTGATCGGGATGAGTTTAAATTGAACGATGCGACGATGAGTGAAATCATTAATAACAATCGACGAATTGGTAATCAGGCCCAAAAATTGAATGAATTAACGTTGCTTTCTGAAACGGTCAATGGAAAGGGTGATGCTAAGTTAAGCTTAGAGCGGTATGTTTTAAGGGCTCAATTAGTAGCAATATTGGGAATCGCGAATAGCTACCTATCTAATTTAAGCTCTAGTCGCTATCAATTGAAGTTGCATGATGGAGTGGGTTCTAATCAAAGTGATACCGGTCTTGAAATTGATGTTTATGATGACAATGTTGGCCAGTACCGCAGTGTTCATACGCTTTCTGGTGGGGAGAGTTTTATTGCAGCACTTAGCTTAGCCTTGGCACTAGGGGAAGTGATTCAAAATGAGTCTGGTGGCATTAACATTGATACTTTATTTATTGATGAAGGGTTTGGATCATTGGATCGGGACTCACTTCAAACGGCTATGGATGCACTAGAAAACATTGAATCCAGTAATCGGACAATTGGGATTATTAGTCATGTTATGATGCTTCAGGAACAAATTCCAGTGCAATTAAAAATCACCCCCATTGGACAGGGCCGTAGTCGAACGAACATTGTGGCACCATAG
- a CDS encoding exonuclease SbcCD subunit D, producing MRLLHTADWHIGRRLHGFDLELEQRNAFAQIEQIAKDEQVDGIVIAGDLYDRTLPSEKSVGLLNQMLKQLNLTDQIPIYAISGNHDSATRLSIGSEWFLDTNFYIHTRVAQAFTPIEFGDSQLFLLPYFEPFEVRQYFGDDSIQHVDEAFAAILKQIKTRFAPDKKHILISHFFAAGSQTTDSETKLTVGGLAAVPLKLLADFDYVALGHLHGKDALRDPKVQYSGSPVKFSLSEANQEKGVLIVDTDDIEHRRFVKLSPLKDVKQLRGDFETLVNPNYYQTINRGDYIGINLTNRNQIPNLMSQLRKIYPNIIELKRANGYDDILHYDGESATNIRQSDPMDLMQRFYEQVTKQRLTADQLKWAQDTLHSVSDGGKL from the coding sequence ATGCGATTATTACACACTGCAGATTGGCACATTGGCAGGCGACTGCATGGATTTGATTTAGAGTTGGAACAACGAAATGCATTTGCGCAAATCGAACAGATTGCCAAGGACGAACAGGTAGATGGGATTGTGATTGCAGGAGATTTATATGACCGGACCCTTCCATCAGAAAAGTCAGTGGGGTTATTGAATCAGATGCTAAAACAATTAAATTTAACCGATCAAATTCCCATTTATGCCATTTCTGGGAATCACGATAGTGCAACCCGACTGTCGATTGGAAGTGAGTGGTTTTTAGATACTAATTTTTATATTCATACTAGGGTAGCACAGGCATTTACACCAATTGAATTCGGTGATAGTCAGTTATTTTTATTGCCATATTTTGAACCGTTTGAGGTTCGCCAATATTTTGGGGATGATTCGATCCAGCACGTTGACGAAGCATTTGCGGCAATTTTAAAGCAAATCAAAACCAGATTTGCTCCTGATAAAAAACATATTTTAATTTCACATTTTTTTGCTGCTGGGAGTCAAACGACTGATTCAGAAACTAAACTAACTGTCGGTGGTTTAGCAGCCGTGCCGTTAAAATTGCTTGCGGATTTTGACTACGTTGCATTAGGGCACCTCCACGGAAAGGATGCCCTTCGTGATCCGAAAGTTCAGTATAGCGGTTCACCCGTTAAATTTTCCCTCTCCGAAGCTAATCAGGAAAAGGGGGTATTAATCGTGGATACTGATGATATTGAACATCGACGATTTGTAAAACTATCACCGCTTAAGGATGTTAAGCAACTACGCGGTGATTTTGAAACCCTAGTGAACCCTAATTATTATCAGACCATTAATCGGGGTGACTACATTGGAATTAACTTAACGAATCGGAACCAGATTCCCAATTTAATGTCGCAATTGAGAAAAATATATCCAAATATTATTGAACTAAAACGTGCAAATGGATATGATGATATTTTGCATTATGATGGGGAAAGCGCTACTAACATTCGTCAGTCCGACCCGATGGATTTAATGCAACGATTTTATGAACAGGTCACGAAGCAACGATTAACTGCTGATCAATTAAAGTGGGCCCAAGATACCTTACACTCGGTTAGTGATGGGGGTAAATTATAG
- a CDS encoding DNA-3-methyladenine glycosylase → MLNQQIEFVRAFFDHQPTEKIAENCLGRKLIYDGPHGTVAAYIVEAEAYLGQNDSTAHAYHGRRTASNEPLYGEPGTVYIYSIHGRYLFDVVTQPKDVPQGILIRAGQPCDGIAIMEQNRNKHGVNLTNGPGKLMEAFGIHDMKMNQQYVNDCPIRMDLNHRLMPERVVASSRIGVNQSGPSANSPLRFYVAGNPYVSGMLKRDRLKNNGWKNN, encoded by the coding sequence ATGTTAAATCAACAGATTGAATTTGTAAGGGCTTTTTTTGATCATCAACCAACTGAAAAAATTGCTGAAAACTGTTTAGGACGTAAATTAATTTATGACGGTCCGCATGGGACCGTTGCTGCCTATATCGTTGAAGCAGAGGCATACTTAGGACAAAATGATTCGACTGCCCATGCTTATCATGGCCGTCGAACAGCTTCGAACGAACCATTATACGGGGAACCGGGGACGGTCTATATTTATTCCATCCATGGTCGATATTTATTTGATGTGGTTACCCAACCCAAAGATGTCCCACAGGGGATCTTAATTCGAGCGGGGCAACCATGTGATGGGATTGCGATTATGGAACAAAATCGAAATAAACATGGGGTTAATTTAACTAATGGCCCAGGAAAACTGATGGAGGCCTTTGGAATTCATGATATGAAGATGAATCAGCAATACGTTAATGATTGTCCGATTCGAATGGATTTAAACCACCGGTTAATGCCTGAACGAGTGGTGGCTAGCTCACGAATTGGGGTTAACCAATCTGGTCCTTCAGCCAATTCACCACTTCGATTTTACGTTGCTGGGAACCCATATGTTTCGGGAATGTTGAAACGTGATCGATTAAAAAACAACGGTTGGAAAAATAATTAG
- a CDS encoding ketopantoate reductase family protein: MKYTVLGAGAMGLRLGVLLQEAGFDVDFVDTWEPEVNTIKEQGGVYVSRDGQGRHLVPVKIYFPEEYKGNPDAYIVFAKQMTLAEMLKRCSHFFTDKQYVVSGMNGMGHIEQFDQYFAKDKVIGGTALIGTVLNKPGDVDFIGKPGAGSMHFANQTEKPDETTHQIMDDFQKANLNPTLTTNFMGTLMSKIVFNSVVNTLCTMMKIPMGEFIQSPTAEKLSRQLINEAYDVCERANIKLLGTREDEWETVKFVSETGNPLHYPSMYQDFSKGRPTEVDYINGYIYDLGLKYHYEATTHDFLRNLVHLAEFAGNFDLAAYVERVQNS; the protein is encoded by the coding sequence ATGAAATATACTGTTTTAGGCGCTGGAGCCATGGGGCTTCGGTTAGGCGTATTGCTTCAAGAAGCTGGTTTTGACGTGGATTTTGTTGATACCTGGGAACCAGAAGTAAATACGATCAAGGAACAAGGTGGCGTATACGTATCCAGAGATGGGCAAGGTCGCCATTTAGTACCAGTGAAGATTTATTTCCCAGAAGAATACAAGGGTAATCCAGATGCATACATAGTTTTTGCTAAGCAAATGACCTTAGCAGAAATGTTAAAACGATGTTCACACTTCTTTACCGATAAACAATACGTAGTTAGTGGAATGAACGGAATGGGCCATATTGAACAATTCGATCAATACTTTGCTAAGGATAAGGTAATTGGTGGAACTGCATTGATTGGAACGGTCCTTAACAAGCCGGGTGACGTTGATTTTATTGGAAAACCAGGTGCTGGTTCGATGCATTTTGCTAACCAAACTGAAAAGCCGGATGAAACCACCCATCAAATTATGGATGACTTCCAAAAGGCAAATCTGAATCCGACATTAACCACTAACTTTATGGGAACCTTAATGTCAAAGATCGTATTCAATTCAGTGGTTAATACCCTTTGTACAATGATGAAAATTCCAATGGGTGAATTTATTCAATCACCCACTGCGGAAAAATTATCACGTCAGTTAATCAATGAAGCATATGATGTTTGTGAACGTGCAAATATCAAGTTATTAGGGACCCGTGAAGACGAATGGGAAACCGTTAAGTTCGTTAGTGAAACTGGGAATCCACTTCATTACCCTTCCATGTATCAAGACTTCTCAAAGGGCCGGCCAACCGAAGTGGACTACATTAATGGTTATATTTATGACCTCGGTTTAAAGTATCACTATGAAGCAACTACCCATGACTTCTTACGGAACTTAGTTCACCTTGCTGAATTTGCAGGAAACTTTGATTTGGCAGCCTATGTCGAGCGGGTCCAGAATAGCTAA
- a CDS encoding AEC family transporter produces MFEKLVSALCPIIVTLLVGYYASYRKKFDLNDATKFNQFVLNYALPFSLFGSIISIKSQTIIDNLSVGFWVIVAMVGGYIITFLISHYLLKRPISIAGLRALAINGPSIVYVGPIILGTIFPKESPLIISFGGITLNLFLMPVTVILISMDQSGNTNYLRHFINALKKPVVFAPIVATILVFLGFNIDPLWERNFTVIGGTTSGMALFSSGIILERLKPSFSFNVLKNVFLKLIIVPLVMFLIMSAVHTSSTVITQIVITVGISSAAIVTTFSNQYHVAEKEMVSTLFFSTILSVISLAVIMLIRGV; encoded by the coding sequence ATGTTTGAAAAATTAGTCAGTGCACTTTGCCCTATTATTGTCACCCTACTAGTCGGTTACTATGCGTCGTATCGTAAAAAATTCGATTTAAATGACGCCACTAAGTTTAATCAGTTCGTGTTAAACTACGCACTACCATTTAGTTTGTTTGGTAGTATCATCTCAATTAAGAGTCAGACAATCATTGATAATTTATCAGTTGGCTTTTGGGTAATTGTAGCAATGGTCGGTGGTTATATCATCACCTTCCTAATTTCGCACTACCTGCTTAAGCGACCGATTAGCATTGCCGGACTCCGTGCACTAGCAATTAATGGCCCATCAATTGTATATGTAGGCCCAATCATTTTAGGAACCATTTTCCCCAAGGAAAGTCCGTTGATTATTTCATTCGGGGGAATTACATTAAATCTATTTTTAATGCCAGTTACCGTTATTTTAATTTCAATGGATCAAAGCGGGAACACTAACTACTTAAGACATTTTATCAATGCCCTTAAGAAACCAGTTGTTTTTGCCCCCATTGTTGCAACCATCCTAGTATTCTTAGGATTTAATATTGATCCCCTATGGGAACGAAACTTTACCGTTATTGGTGGTACCACTAGTGGCATGGCGTTGTTCTCATCTGGAATCATTTTAGAACGACTTAAACCTAGTTTTTCGTTTAACGTATTAAAAAACGTATTCCTCAAATTAATTATCGTTCCATTAGTAATGTTTTTAATTATGAGTGCTGTGCATACTAGTTCCACGGTCATTACTCAAATCGTTATTACCGTTGGGATTTCAAGTGCAGCAATCGTTACTACATTTTCAAATCAATACCATGTAGCTGAAAAGGAAATGGTATCGACTCTATTCTTCTCAACGATTCTATCAGTTATCTCATTAGCTGTCATAATGTTGATTCGAGGAGTTTAA
- a CDS encoding glutamate--cysteine ligase — MLNEIGKAIVKNQLVAKVTNIGTGIEVERDRVDQNGHLSRHPYPSDIGNEATNPWITNDFLETMSEVVTPPAKNDLDTLHYSYAITLILRKALANDELLWPLSMPPVLPEVKDKSLLAKASPKKRKYIEGLYHRYGVAKQTPSGVHINVSLDSEIIDFLMHSFHDQFSDRVAVQNYVYPIIAQGFIKYRWLLTYLFGASPVAQDNYFEKGKGPNHPIRSIRQSSYGYPTSFSVDYSSVEKYAEKIMNAVREGKIMAIAEFYGAVRFKGSQDLNDLVKNGIKYIELRMFDLDPTVDVALRTSTLRFVKLLMIYFVMVDPIDRNDAEADLARAEEMNSRVATEMPTSHCEYESEARKLVANLREFVNYLELGPEYLEILDQVERKIDTPTLTISGYLFDKIKDGSLLEYGIERAKQYQADGLAANYYFKGFAGTDGDVDAETLKQGLFDGNWQSK; from the coding sequence ATGTTGAATGAAATTGGTAAGGCAATCGTAAAAAATCAGTTAGTTGCTAAAGTTACTAACATTGGGACCGGAATTGAAGTGGAGCGAGATCGAGTGGATCAAAATGGTCATTTAAGTAGGCATCCATATCCCAGCGACATTGGGAACGAAGCAACGAACCCATGGATTACCAATGATTTCTTAGAGACCATGTCCGAAGTGGTAACCCCACCAGCTAAGAATGATTTAGACACGCTTCATTATTCATATGCAATTACGTTAATTCTTAGAAAAGCATTGGCAAATGATGAGCTACTATGGCCACTTTCAATGCCACCAGTGCTACCTGAGGTAAAGGATAAGTCATTATTGGCTAAGGCAAGCCCCAAAAAGCGCAAGTACATTGAAGGGTTGTATCATCGGTACGGTGTTGCTAAACAAACGCCCAGCGGAGTCCATATTAATGTAAGTTTGGATTCAGAAATAATTGATTTTTTAATGCATTCATTTCATGATCAATTTTCAGATCGGGTTGCAGTGCAGAATTACGTTTACCCGATTATTGCCCAGGGCTTCATTAAGTACCGTTGGTTATTGACCTACCTATTCGGTGCCAGTCCGGTTGCCCAGGACAATTATTTTGAAAAGGGCAAGGGTCCCAATCATCCGATTAGAAGTATTCGACAAAGTAGTTATGGTTATCCCACTTCATTTTCTGTGGACTATTCGAGTGTGGAAAAATATGCTGAAAAAATCATGAATGCAGTGCGTGAGGGAAAAATCATGGCCATTGCCGAATTTTACGGAGCAGTGCGTTTTAAGGGAAGTCAAGATTTAAATGACCTAGTGAAAAATGGCATTAAGTACATCGAGCTAAGAATGTTTGACTTAGATCCAACGGTAGACGTTGCGCTAAGAACTTCCACATTGCGGTTCGTTAAGTTGTTGATGATTTACTTTGTAATGGTAGATCCAATTGACAGAAACGATGCAGAGGCGGATTTAGCACGAGCTGAAGAAATGAATTCACGGGTAGCAACTGAAATGCCCACTAGTCATTGTGAGTATGAAAGTGAAGCCCGCAAGTTAGTTGCGAACTTACGCGAATTTGTAAACTACCTAGAATTAGGACCTGAATATTTAGAAATTTTAGACCAAGTCGAACGTAAAATTGATACGCCGACTTTGACCATCAGTGGATATTTGTTTGATAAGATCAAGGATGGATCGTTGTTAGAGTATGGAATCGAACGTGCGAAACAATACCAAGCTGATGGCCTCGCTGCTAATTACTATTTTAAGGGATTTGCGGGGACTGATGGAGATGTGGATGCAGAAACATTGAAACAAGGATTATTCGACGGAAATTGGCAATCTAAATAA
- a CDS encoding FAD-binding oxidoreductase — protein MSIFNPFSDKDVIHDLKSAAPNAELITDADSLAKQASDSNSIIKSTDSLIAFVKVTDENDIKGVLKVARKYHLPVIPKTTGSSIVAGSNAIENGILISTEKMNHILKVDANDQLAVVQPGVINNELNQAANKVGMLYAPDPGSRTFSSIGGNTNTNAGGASALRYGTTKDSVLALTVILADGREIHVGTDTYKNSFGYDLTHLFVGAEGTLGIVTEITVKLFPIPLGKSIAGAAVFKDLDTLNEAATAVRKSGAYPSLMQAFDANILGAIDKLKQTNYLKDGHAMLIVKVDGSNEQVKSALSKIFNQYNGKQIQLSDEPAEVKNIAGLAMAMFPAIYSDQNSQFFMSDLTVPLSQSTNLIQSIDQLGHELSINVFTAAYVGDGTVHPIIGWPKSAKAVPENVVQMVKAIYHKTIELNGTITGEYSVGMLKNQWVNQQLGAEADYLQQQIKSLLDPMHLLNPKRKIN, from the coding sequence ATGTCTATTTTTAATCCATTTTCTGATAAAGACGTAATTCATGATTTAAAATCAGCTGCACCCAACGCTGAGTTAATTACCGATGCGGATTCGTTAGCTAAGCAGGCTAGTGATTCGAACAGCATCATCAAATCCACCGATTCCTTAATTGCATTCGTTAAGGTGACTGATGAAAACGATATTAAGGGCGTTTTAAAGGTTGCTAGAAAATACCACCTCCCAGTGATTCCAAAGACAACTGGCTCTAGCATCGTAGCAGGATCCAATGCAATTGAAAATGGGATTCTGATTTCTACTGAAAAGATGAATCACATTCTTAAAGTGGATGCCAATGATCAACTAGCGGTTGTCCAACCCGGTGTAATTAATAACGAATTAAATCAGGCAGCTAATAAAGTTGGCATGTTATATGCTCCAGATCCTGGTTCTAGAACATTTTCATCCATCGGGGGTAATACCAATACTAATGCCGGTGGTGCTAGTGCCCTAAGGTACGGTACTACTAAGGATTCGGTCCTAGCATTAACCGTGATCCTTGCAGACGGTCGTGAAATCCATGTTGGGACTGATACTTACAAGAATTCATTCGGCTATGATTTAACCCATCTATTCGTGGGAGCTGAGGGAACGCTTGGAATCGTTACCGAGATCACAGTTAAATTATTTCCGATTCCACTTGGTAAATCAATTGCTGGTGCCGCTGTTTTTAAGGACCTTGATACATTAAATGAGGCTGCAACAGCAGTCCGCAAATCTGGAGCTTATCCATCCTTAATGCAGGCATTTGATGCAAACATTTTAGGGGCAATTGATAAGTTAAAACAAACGAATTACCTGAAAGACGGTCATGCAATGCTAATCGTTAAAGTCGATGGTAGTAACGAACAGGTAAAATCTGCATTATCAAAAATTTTCAACCAATACAACGGTAAGCAGATTCAATTAAGTGATGAACCAGCTGAGGTTAAGAACATTGCCGGTCTTGCAATGGCAATGTTTCCAGCAATCTATTCTGATCAAAATAGCCAATTCTTTATGTCCGATTTAACGGTGCCACTTAGTCAATCGACTAACTTAATTCAATCCATTGATCAATTAGGGCATGAGCTTTCCATTAATGTTTTCACGGCCGCTTATGTTGGTGATGGAACGGTCCATCCCATCATTGGATGGCCTAAGTCAGCCAAAGCCGTTCCAGAAAACGTCGTTCAAATGGTCAAGGCCATCTATCATAAAACCATCGAACTCAATGGAACGATTACTGGTGAATACTCAGTCGGGATGCTCAAAAACCAATGGGTTAACCAACAACTAGGTGCAGAGGCGGATTACTTACAGCAACAGATTAAATCATTACTTGATCCGATGCATCTCTTAAATCCCAAACGGAAAATTAACTAA
- a CDS encoding zinc ribbon domain-containing protein, with translation MNNKKCPECGTQVNANDEFCPNCGFSFKLVNAIGAGDQSTIDGIKYNLNAKVPEIIASGLNEDIKPTQVAAYKRSMGFANRTDNILFAQNYDKHKSLSLIWDLLDAKSYILSFEHDGILFIGLGIAGQFTGKNAYLSDSEIKEFDFRYGFGKRVITIRSTRGLLKLTCPSTIKLNTLQKQNLANLGELTDQYNIWVDEKNGN, from the coding sequence ATGAATAATAAAAAATGTCCCGAATGTGGGACACAGGTAAATGCAAATGATGAATTTTGTCCCAATTGCGGCTTTAGTTTTAAATTAGTGAATGCAATTGGAGCTGGTGATCAATCGACTATCGATGGCATTAAATATAATTTAAATGCCAAGGTTCCGGAGATTATTGCTAGCGGATTAAACGAGGATATTAAGCCCACCCAAGTGGCTGCTTATAAACGCTCGATGGGCTTTGCTAATCGGACTGATAACATTTTATTTGCTCAAAACTATGACAAGCATAAATCATTATCGTTAATTTGGGACCTACTTGATGCTAAATCATATATTTTATCATTTGAGCATGATGGAATTCTATTCATTGGCTTGGGGATTGCCGGTCAATTTACCGGGAAAAACGCCTATTTAAGTGATTCTGAAATTAAGGAATTTGACTTTCGATATGGATTTGGAAAGCGTGTAATTACAATTAGATCGACCCGGGGGTTACTAAAACTAACTTGTCCATCAACGATTAAATTGAATACACTGCAGAAGCAAAACCTTGCTAATCTGGGTGAGTTAACGGATCAATATAATATTTGGGTGGATGAAAAAAATGGGAACTAG